In Daphnia magna isolate NIES linkage group LG5, ASM2063170v1.1, whole genome shotgun sequence, a single genomic region encodes these proteins:
- the LOC116922558 gene encoding RNA-binding protein 1 translates to MSSRHQDWDPRCKVYVGNLGSNAARGEIEEAFSKYGTLRNVWVARNPPGFAFVEFEDPRDAEDAVRALDGVRLCGARVKVEMSTGKRRSNGFGGDRGGRGGDRRGGGGPPARRGGGYSPRRSRSRSRDRFRDRKASRSVSRDRVRRDSRSRSRSPSYSKYAD, encoded by the exons ATGTCGTCCCGCCATCAAGACTGGGACCCGCGTTGCAAGGTTTACGTTGGCAACTTAGGCTCCAATGCGGCCAGAGGTGAGATAGAAGAAGCCTTCAGCAAATATGGGACATTAAGGAATGTCTGGGTTGCAAGAAATCCTCCTGGCTTTGCCTTCGTAGAATTTGAGGACCCAAGAGACGCAGAGGATGCAGTTCGTGCTTTGGATGGAGT ACGTTTGTGTGGTGCCAGAGTGAAGGTGGAAATGTCTACAGGCAAGAGAAGAAGTAATGGATTTGGTGGGGACCGTGGTGGACGTGGTGGAGATCGTAGAGGAGGTGGTGGACCTCCTGCAAGAAGAGGTGGCGGATATTCACCCAGACGGTCACGTTCACGTAGCCGTGATCGTTTCCGTGACAGGAAAGCCTCTCGATCAGTATCCCGCGACCGTGTTCGCAG GGATTCCCGTAGTCGTTCACGTTCCCCCAGCTACAGCAAGTATGCAGATTAA
- the LOC116922557 gene encoding cleavage and polyadenylation specificity factor subunit 6 isoform X3 codes for MCRNIFDDDKKETALTYIHYKLRGCVKWTTDADVENAISGIGVQDLVEVRFHENRANGQSKGFCVITVGSEISARQCMDKLPKKELHGQTPIVTFTSKQALNQFEAQSKSRPSRQSSPPRSTGSAPSGVPSLTVGLLGPPPMNGPPPRMMMGPSASSSGPPPLTSLSLPPPPSVRGPPTPAGIPVPPPTHHLLPHPVMSPTVVPRGPPPGMGMRGPPPGMDMNPHRIPPPGNGRPEWANIVQQPAPHVNPAFFPPPVAAPPPGFPPPIGQPPPFITDTRPPHTNDAPSVSEAEFEEVMARNRTVSSSAIARAVADASTGDYASAIETLVTAISLIKQSKVAHDERCKILVSSLQDTLHGIEAKSYGSRRDRSRSRDRERRRRRSRSRDRERPSERDRDRDRERDRDRDRERERERDYVERPRERERDRDRSRSHERDYRETRNPRNYEERYSSHDETRREYGGGSRGGGSDRDKDRERDGGGGGGSMRGGRGGDPGMDRERELRSRDDRESRSMRH; via the exons ATGTGCAGGAACATCTTTGATGATGACAAGAAAGAAACTGCACTGACATACATTCACTACAAATTGCGCGGCTGTGTAAAG TGGACTACAGATGCTGACGTGGAGAATGCTATCAGCGGGATTGGCGTCCAAGACCTGGTGGAGGTGCGATTTCATGAGAATCGAGCCAACGGGCAGTCGAAGGGCTTCTGCGTCATCACCGTCGGTTCCGAGATCAGCGCCCGTCAATGCATGGACAAACTACCCAAAAAGGAGCTTCACGGACAGACGCCCATCGTTACCTTTACTTCCAAACAAGCACTCAATCAG TTTGAAGCGCAATCAAAGAGCCGACCATCAAGACAATCAAGTCCTCCACGCAGTACCGGCTCGGCACCGTCTGGCGTTCCATCGTTAACGGTCGGATTGTTAGGTCCTCCGCCAATGAACGGACCTCCTCCAAGGATGATGATGGGTCCGTCAGCCTCATCGTCTGGGCCACCACCCTTAACAAGCCTCTCCTTACCCCCGCCACCGTCGGTGCGTGGTCCGCCAACCCCTGCAGGCATTCCCGTGCCACCACCGACCCATCACTTGCTTCCACATCCTGTCATGTCACCCACGGTGGTACCGAGAGGTCCTCCACCTGGAATGGGAATGCGTGGACCACCGCCCGGAATGGATATGAACCCTCATCGCATTCCGCCACCTGGTAATGGTCGGCCGGAATGGGCTAACATAGTCCAACAGCCAGCCCCTCATGTCAATCCGGCCTTCTTCCCTCCACCCGTTGCGGCACCTCCACCGGGCTTTCCTCCACCGATAGGTCAACCCCCTCCGTTTATAACCGATACCAGGCCACCGCACACCAATGATGCGCCAAGCGTTAGTGAAGCTGAATTTGAGGAGGTGATGGCCCGCAACCGAACAGTATCTTCTTCCGCCATCGCCCGAGCTGTCGCTGATGCCTCCACTG GTGATTATGCCAGTGCGATTGAAACGCTGGTAACGGCCATTTCGCTGATCAAACAGTCAAAGGTTGCGCACGATGAACGTTGCAAGATCCTAGTGTCTTCGTTGCAGGATACGCTGCACGGTATTGAGGCAAAGAGCTACGGTTCACGAAGAG atcGGTCGAGGTCAAGAGATCGCGAAAGGAGAAGAAGGCGTTCACGCAGTCGGGACCGTGAGAGGCCCAGTGAACGAGACCGAGATAGAGACCGCGAGAGAGACAGAGATAGGGATCGTGAGCGCGAGCGTGAACGAGACTACGTTGAGCGTCCAAGGGAGAGAGAACGTGATCGCGATCGCTCTCGTAGTCATGAGCGAGACTACCGTGAAACGCGGAACCCGCGAAATTACGAAGAGCGATATTCGTCTCATGATGAAACTAGGAGAGAGTATGGCGGAGGTAGTCGCGGCGGAGGATCAGATCGTGACAAGGACCGAGAAAGGgacggtggtggtggtggtggaagTATGCGGGGAGGACGAGGCGGTGATCCGGGGATGGATCGGGAGCGTGAACTGCGGTCTCgagatgaccgagaatcgcgCAGCATGAGACACTAA
- the LOC116922557 gene encoding cleavage and polyadenylation specificity factor subunit 6 isoform X2 → MCRNIFDDDKKETALTYIHYKLRGCVKVPDHNIIYLTNTIMWTTDADVENAISGIGVQDLVEVRFHENRANGQSKGFCVITVGSEISARQCMDKLPKKELHGQTPIVTFTSKQALNQFEAQSKSRPSRQSSPPRSTGSAPSGVPSLTVGLLGPPPMNGPPPRMMMGPSASSSGPPPLTSLSLPPPPSVRGPPTPAGIPVPPPTHHLLPHPVMSPTVVPRGPPPGMGMRGPPPGMDMNPHRIPPPGNGRPEWANIVQQPAPHVNPAFFPPPVAAPPPGFPPPIGQPPPFITDTRPPHTNDAPSVSEAEFEEVMARNRTVSSSAIARAVADASTGDYASAIETLVTAISLIKQSKVAHDERCKILVSSLQDTLHGIEAKSYGSRRDRSRSRDRERRRRRSRSRDRERPSERDRDRDRERDRDRDRERERERDYVERPRERERDRDRSRSHERDYRETRNPRNYEERYSSHDETRREYGGGSRGGGSDRDKDRERDGGGGGGSMRGGRGGDPGMDRERELRSRDDRESRSMRH, encoded by the exons ATGTGCAGGAACATCTTTGATGATGACAAGAAAGAAACTGCACTGACATACATTCACTACAAATTGCGCGGCTGTGTAAAGGTGCCCGATCACAATATCATTTATTTGACCAATACAATTATG TGGACTACAGATGCTGACGTGGAGAATGCTATCAGCGGGATTGGCGTCCAAGACCTGGTGGAGGTGCGATTTCATGAGAATCGAGCCAACGGGCAGTCGAAGGGCTTCTGCGTCATCACCGTCGGTTCCGAGATCAGCGCCCGTCAATGCATGGACAAACTACCCAAAAAGGAGCTTCACGGACAGACGCCCATCGTTACCTTTACTTCCAAACAAGCACTCAATCAG TTTGAAGCGCAATCAAAGAGCCGACCATCAAGACAATCAAGTCCTCCACGCAGTACCGGCTCGGCACCGTCTGGCGTTCCATCGTTAACGGTCGGATTGTTAGGTCCTCCGCCAATGAACGGACCTCCTCCAAGGATGATGATGGGTCCGTCAGCCTCATCGTCTGGGCCACCACCCTTAACAAGCCTCTCCTTACCCCCGCCACCGTCGGTGCGTGGTCCGCCAACCCCTGCAGGCATTCCCGTGCCACCACCGACCCATCACTTGCTTCCACATCCTGTCATGTCACCCACGGTGGTACCGAGAGGTCCTCCACCTGGAATGGGAATGCGTGGACCACCGCCCGGAATGGATATGAACCCTCATCGCATTCCGCCACCTGGTAATGGTCGGCCGGAATGGGCTAACATAGTCCAACAGCCAGCCCCTCATGTCAATCCGGCCTTCTTCCCTCCACCCGTTGCGGCACCTCCACCGGGCTTTCCTCCACCGATAGGTCAACCCCCTCCGTTTATAACCGATACCAGGCCACCGCACACCAATGATGCGCCAAGCGTTAGTGAAGCTGAATTTGAGGAGGTGATGGCCCGCAACCGAACAGTATCTTCTTCCGCCATCGCCCGAGCTGTCGCTGATGCCTCCACTG GTGATTATGCCAGTGCGATTGAAACGCTGGTAACGGCCATTTCGCTGATCAAACAGTCAAAGGTTGCGCACGATGAACGTTGCAAGATCCTAGTGTCTTCGTTGCAGGATACGCTGCACGGTATTGAGGCAAAGAGCTACGGTTCACGAAGAG atcGGTCGAGGTCAAGAGATCGCGAAAGGAGAAGAAGGCGTTCACGCAGTCGGGACCGTGAGAGGCCCAGTGAACGAGACCGAGATAGAGACCGCGAGAGAGACAGAGATAGGGATCGTGAGCGCGAGCGTGAACGAGACTACGTTGAGCGTCCAAGGGAGAGAGAACGTGATCGCGATCGCTCTCGTAGTCATGAGCGAGACTACCGTGAAACGCGGAACCCGCGAAATTACGAAGAGCGATATTCGTCTCATGATGAAACTAGGAGAGAGTATGGCGGAGGTAGTCGCGGCGGAGGATCAGATCGTGACAAGGACCGAGAAAGGgacggtggtggtggtggtggaagTATGCGGGGAGGACGAGGCGGTGATCCGGGGATGGATCGGGAGCGTGAACTGCGGTCTCgagatgaccgagaatcgcgCAGCATGAGACACTAA
- the LOC116922557 gene encoding cleavage and polyadenylation specificity factor subunit 6 isoform X1, with protein MADVPDIDLYADDLGDDFHGEGDEQIGDGVDLYDDVLTSSTSIKQELNGKEKISTLSSHISSNSLHGSSSLIGTPLQLHSSNSSSQSKRVQLYVGNLTWWTTDADVENAISGIGVQDLVEVRFHENRANGQSKGFCVITVGSEISARQCMDKLPKKELHGQTPIVTFTSKQALNQFEAQSKSRPSRQSSPPRSTGSAPSGVPSLTVGLLGPPPMNGPPPRMMMGPSASSSGPPPLTSLSLPPPPSVRGPPTPAGIPVPPPTHHLLPHPVMSPTVVPRGPPPGMGMRGPPPGMDMNPHRIPPPGNGRPEWANIVQQPAPHVNPAFFPPPVAAPPPGFPPPIGQPPPFITDTRPPHTNDAPSVSEAEFEEVMARNRTVSSSAIARAVADASTGDYASAIETLVTAISLIKQSKVAHDERCKILVSSLQDTLHGIEAKSYGSRRDRSRSRDRERRRRRSRSRDRERPSERDRDRDRERDRDRDRERERERDYVERPRERERDRDRSRSHERDYRETRNPRNYEERYSSHDETRREYGGGSRGGGSDRDKDRERDGGGGGGSMRGGRGGDPGMDRERELRSRDDRESRSMRH; from the exons atggCTGACGTGCCGGACATTGACTTGTACGCCGATGATCTTGGCGACGATTTTCATGGT GAAGGTGACGAACAAATCGGCGATGGTGTGGACTTGTATGATGACGTCTTGACATCTTCAACTAGCATCAAACAGGAGTTAAACGGAAAGGAGAAGATCAGCACCCTGTCTTCTCATATCTCATCCAACTCTCTGCATGGTTCATCTTCATTGATTGGAACACCACTTCAGCTtcacagcagcaacagctcATCACAATCTAAACGAGTCCAGCTCTATGTGGGCAATCTCACCTGG TGGACTACAGATGCTGACGTGGAGAATGCTATCAGCGGGATTGGCGTCCAAGACCTGGTGGAGGTGCGATTTCATGAGAATCGAGCCAACGGGCAGTCGAAGGGCTTCTGCGTCATCACCGTCGGTTCCGAGATCAGCGCCCGTCAATGCATGGACAAACTACCCAAAAAGGAGCTTCACGGACAGACGCCCATCGTTACCTTTACTTCCAAACAAGCACTCAATCAG TTTGAAGCGCAATCAAAGAGCCGACCATCAAGACAATCAAGTCCTCCACGCAGTACCGGCTCGGCACCGTCTGGCGTTCCATCGTTAACGGTCGGATTGTTAGGTCCTCCGCCAATGAACGGACCTCCTCCAAGGATGATGATGGGTCCGTCAGCCTCATCGTCTGGGCCACCACCCTTAACAAGCCTCTCCTTACCCCCGCCACCGTCGGTGCGTGGTCCGCCAACCCCTGCAGGCATTCCCGTGCCACCACCGACCCATCACTTGCTTCCACATCCTGTCATGTCACCCACGGTGGTACCGAGAGGTCCTCCACCTGGAATGGGAATGCGTGGACCACCGCCCGGAATGGATATGAACCCTCATCGCATTCCGCCACCTGGTAATGGTCGGCCGGAATGGGCTAACATAGTCCAACAGCCAGCCCCTCATGTCAATCCGGCCTTCTTCCCTCCACCCGTTGCGGCACCTCCACCGGGCTTTCCTCCACCGATAGGTCAACCCCCTCCGTTTATAACCGATACCAGGCCACCGCACACCAATGATGCGCCAAGCGTTAGTGAAGCTGAATTTGAGGAGGTGATGGCCCGCAACCGAACAGTATCTTCTTCCGCCATCGCCCGAGCTGTCGCTGATGCCTCCACTG GTGATTATGCCAGTGCGATTGAAACGCTGGTAACGGCCATTTCGCTGATCAAACAGTCAAAGGTTGCGCACGATGAACGTTGCAAGATCCTAGTGTCTTCGTTGCAGGATACGCTGCACGGTATTGAGGCAAAGAGCTACGGTTCACGAAGAG atcGGTCGAGGTCAAGAGATCGCGAAAGGAGAAGAAGGCGTTCACGCAGTCGGGACCGTGAGAGGCCCAGTGAACGAGACCGAGATAGAGACCGCGAGAGAGACAGAGATAGGGATCGTGAGCGCGAGCGTGAACGAGACTACGTTGAGCGTCCAAGGGAGAGAGAACGTGATCGCGATCGCTCTCGTAGTCATGAGCGAGACTACCGTGAAACGCGGAACCCGCGAAATTACGAAGAGCGATATTCGTCTCATGATGAAACTAGGAGAGAGTATGGCGGAGGTAGTCGCGGCGGAGGATCAGATCGTGACAAGGACCGAGAAAGGgacggtggtggtggtggtggaagTATGCGGGGAGGACGAGGCGGTGATCCGGGGATGGATCGGGAGCGTGAACTGCGGTCTCgagatgaccgagaatcgcgCAGCATGAGACACTAA
- the LOC116923214 gene encoding peroxidase isoform X1 gives MVKRRPFLSCIPLFLISLIDSIQSNSHRNNRQIHFDSEETIGRSLFRPFSQEVALLGNRTGFDIRFITNEQLDKEVSQASDRMNDIIHFEEVLLENEIRIQPNTPSFSHLKIVQPSIGAQQLAREALLVIEATLRLQKRFNLTPEETGLGLTIHSIRQTITFPACRSRPPCMEHFGTGIVKYRTIDGSCNNLEQTSWGMTRSTFQRILPPAYSDGVFAPRVATDGSNLPSARLVSLSIVSHHDAPRVDLSLLGMVFGQFVDHDLTFTPTFVLSDSSGIECCTTDGEAMLPDGLRHPQCFSIDIPADDPFYRPFNQRCMNFVRTTPGLRPDCNFGYAEQLNELTHWLDGSQIYGSDAETLEKLREFRQGRLRSARINGQEIVPLDPKSNITQPEDCNTSSCYMAGDIRVSEQPQLTVMHTLWLREHNRIAAELSRFNPDWNDEIVFQETRRIVIAEYQFIIYNEFLPIILGKRYMDMFNLTLSQPSYYNDANKYDATIDPSIHNEFATAAYRMGHSLIQGLVKLFSQNGQVNEDRSFSLSSMLDTASPFGKEAAWMDEALRGLLEQPMQNFDSSFTPEVTNKLFRGGKSFGLDLVALNIQRGRDHGLPGYNSYREICGMKRADHFRGFSPQISPDMISKLKHIYRSVDDVDLFVGGILETPVHDSLVGPTFLCIIGDQFARLRKADRFFYDINHQLHSFNQRQIDEIRKASLARIICDHNDGTIRMIQPQVFRTAGGINSKKRCDGPAIPRPDFSLWAGEPIF, from the exons ATGGTTAAACGACGTCCATTTTTGAGTTGCATCCCGCtgtttttaatttcattaATCGACAGCATTCAATCAAACAGCCATCGAAACAATCGACAGATACACTTTGATTCTGAAGAAACCATCGGTCGCAGCTTATTCCGGCCATTTTCGCAGG AGGTGGCACTGCTAGGAAATCGAACAGGATTTGATATTCGCTTCATAACAAACGAGCAATTGGACAAGGAGGTCAGTCAAGCATCTGATCGAATGAACGACATCATTCACTTTGAGGAAGTTCTTCTGGAAAACGAAATCCGTATCCAACCCAACACACCTTCATTCAGTCACCTAAAAATAGTCCAACCGTCCATCGGTGCTCAACAGTTGGCTCGGGAGGCTCTCCTTGTCATCGAAGCCACTCTACGACTTCAAAAAAG ATTTAATCTCACACCTGAAGAGACTGGATTAGGGCTGACTATTCACTCGATTCGCCAGACAATCACCTTTCCAGCCTGCCGATCTAGACCTCCGTGCATGGAACACTTTGGAACTGGCATCGTGAAATACAGAACAATCGATGGTTCTTGCAACAATTTGGAACAAACGTCTTGGGGCATGACTCGATCGACCTTTCAACGCATTTTACCTCCTGCCTATAGTGACG GTGTTTTTGCACCGAGAGTAGCCACGGACGGAAGCAACTTGCCAAGCGCTCGCTTAGTTAGTCTCTCAATAGTTTCCCATCACGATGCTCCGCGGGTCGACTTGTCATTGCTGGGAATGGTTTTCG GGCAATTTGTCGACCATGATTTAACTTTTACTCCAACGTTTGTCTTGT CCGACTCATCCGGAATAGAATGTTGTACGACTGATGGCGAAGCAATGCTTCCGGATGGTTTGCGCCATCCACAGTGTTTCTCGATCGACATTCCAGCCGATGATCCATTTTACCGGCCGTTTAACCAGCGTTGCATGAATTTCGTTCGAACGACACCAGGATTACGGCCCGATTGCAATTTCGGTTACGCTGAACAA TTGAATGAGCTGACTCATTGGCTGGATGGATCTCAAAT ctaTGGCAGCGATGCAGAAACGTTGGAAAAACTACGGGAATTTCGTCAGGGAAGGCTGCGTTCTGCTAGGATTAACGGGCAGGAAATCGTCCCATTGGATCCAAAATCGAACATTACTCAGCCGGAAGACTGCAATACCAGTTCTTGCTACATGGCAG GGGATATACGAGTTAGTGAACAGCCACAGCTTACGGTGATGCACACGCTGTGGCTGCGGGAGCACAACCGCATTGCTGCTGAATTATCACGTTTCAATCCTGACTGGAATGACGAAATCGTTTTCCAGGAAACCCGCCGCATAGTCATTGCCGAATATCAGTTCATAATCTACAACGAATTTCTTCCAATCATTCTAG GTAAACGCTATATGGACATGTTCAACCTGACCTTATCCCAACCGTCATATTACAACGATGCTAACAAATACGATGCCACTATCGATCCTTCGATTCACAATGAATTTGCTACTGCTGCCTACCGGATGGGCCATTCACTTATTCAAGGTCTTGTCAA ATTGTTTAGTCAAAATGGACAGGTAAATGAAGATCGTTCGTTCTCACTCAGCAGTATGCTGGATACTGCCTCTCCGTTTGGAAAAGAGGCAGCTTGGATGGATGAAGCTTTGCGTGGACTGCTTGAACAACCTATGCAAAATTTTGATTCATCTTTCACCCCAGAAGTAACAAATAAACTTTTTCG CGGCGGAAAATCATTCGGATTGGACTTGGTGGCACTTAACATCCAAAGAG GGAGGGACCACGGGTTACCTGGCTACAACAGTTATCGAGAAATTTGTGGAATGAAAAGAGCCGATCATTTCCGTGGATTCTCACCCCAGATTTCACCCGAC aTGATATCAAAACTAAAGCATATTTATCGCTCGGTGGATGACGTGGATCTGTTTGTGGGCGGGATACTGGAAACTCCAGTTCACGACAGTCTTGTTGGTCCAACATTTCTTTGTATCATTGGCGACCAGTTCGCACGGTTAAGAAAGGCTGATCGTTTTTTTTACGATATTAACCACCAGCTTCACTCTTTCAATCAAA GACAAATAGATGAAATTCGTAAAGCCAGTTTGGCCAGAATTATCTGTGACCATAACGACGGTACGATCCGTATGATTCAACCTCAAGTTTTTCGGACAGCGGGAGGAAT AAATAGTAAGAAAAGGTGCGACGGACCAGCAATCCCCCGACCTGATTTCAGTCTTTGGGCTGGCGAACCCATCTTTTAG
- the LOC116923214 gene encoding chorion peroxidase isoform X2, with translation MEHFGTGIVKYRTIDGSCNNLEQTSWGMTRSTFQRILPPAYSDGVFAPRVATDGSNLPSARLVSLSIVSHHDAPRVDLSLLGMVFGQFVDHDLTFTPTFVLSDSSGIECCTTDGEAMLPDGLRHPQCFSIDIPADDPFYRPFNQRCMNFVRTTPGLRPDCNFGYAEQLNELTHWLDGSQIYGSDAETLEKLREFRQGRLRSARINGQEIVPLDPKSNITQPEDCNTSSCYMAGDIRVSEQPQLTVMHTLWLREHNRIAAELSRFNPDWNDEIVFQETRRIVIAEYQFIIYNEFLPIILGKRYMDMFNLTLSQPSYYNDANKYDATIDPSIHNEFATAAYRMGHSLIQGLVKLFSQNGQVNEDRSFSLSSMLDTASPFGKEAAWMDEALRGLLEQPMQNFDSSFTPEVTNKLFRGGKSFGLDLVALNIQRGRDHGLPGYNSYREICGMKRADHFRGFSPQISPDMISKLKHIYRSVDDVDLFVGGILETPVHDSLVGPTFLCIIGDQFARLRKADRFFYDINHQLHSFNQRQIDEIRKASLARIICDHNDGTIRMIQPQVFRTAGGINSKKRCDGPAIPRPDFSLWAGEPIF, from the exons ATGGAACACTTTGGAACTGGCATCGTGAAATACAGAACAATCGATGGTTCTTGCAACAATTTGGAACAAACGTCTTGGGGCATGACTCGATCGACCTTTCAACGCATTTTACCTCCTGCCTATAGTGACG GTGTTTTTGCACCGAGAGTAGCCACGGACGGAAGCAACTTGCCAAGCGCTCGCTTAGTTAGTCTCTCAATAGTTTCCCATCACGATGCTCCGCGGGTCGACTTGTCATTGCTGGGAATGGTTTTCG GGCAATTTGTCGACCATGATTTAACTTTTACTCCAACGTTTGTCTTGT CCGACTCATCCGGAATAGAATGTTGTACGACTGATGGCGAAGCAATGCTTCCGGATGGTTTGCGCCATCCACAGTGTTTCTCGATCGACATTCCAGCCGATGATCCATTTTACCGGCCGTTTAACCAGCGTTGCATGAATTTCGTTCGAACGACACCAGGATTACGGCCCGATTGCAATTTCGGTTACGCTGAACAA TTGAATGAGCTGACTCATTGGCTGGATGGATCTCAAAT ctaTGGCAGCGATGCAGAAACGTTGGAAAAACTACGGGAATTTCGTCAGGGAAGGCTGCGTTCTGCTAGGATTAACGGGCAGGAAATCGTCCCATTGGATCCAAAATCGAACATTACTCAGCCGGAAGACTGCAATACCAGTTCTTGCTACATGGCAG GGGATATACGAGTTAGTGAACAGCCACAGCTTACGGTGATGCACACGCTGTGGCTGCGGGAGCACAACCGCATTGCTGCTGAATTATCACGTTTCAATCCTGACTGGAATGACGAAATCGTTTTCCAGGAAACCCGCCGCATAGTCATTGCCGAATATCAGTTCATAATCTACAACGAATTTCTTCCAATCATTCTAG GTAAACGCTATATGGACATGTTCAACCTGACCTTATCCCAACCGTCATATTACAACGATGCTAACAAATACGATGCCACTATCGATCCTTCGATTCACAATGAATTTGCTACTGCTGCCTACCGGATGGGCCATTCACTTATTCAAGGTCTTGTCAA ATTGTTTAGTCAAAATGGACAGGTAAATGAAGATCGTTCGTTCTCACTCAGCAGTATGCTGGATACTGCCTCTCCGTTTGGAAAAGAGGCAGCTTGGATGGATGAAGCTTTGCGTGGACTGCTTGAACAACCTATGCAAAATTTTGATTCATCTTTCACCCCAGAAGTAACAAATAAACTTTTTCG CGGCGGAAAATCATTCGGATTGGACTTGGTGGCACTTAACATCCAAAGAG GGAGGGACCACGGGTTACCTGGCTACAACAGTTATCGAGAAATTTGTGGAATGAAAAGAGCCGATCATTTCCGTGGATTCTCACCCCAGATTTCACCCGAC aTGATATCAAAACTAAAGCATATTTATCGCTCGGTGGATGACGTGGATCTGTTTGTGGGCGGGATACTGGAAACTCCAGTTCACGACAGTCTTGTTGGTCCAACATTTCTTTGTATCATTGGCGACCAGTTCGCACGGTTAAGAAAGGCTGATCGTTTTTTTTACGATATTAACCACCAGCTTCACTCTTTCAATCAAA GACAAATAGATGAAATTCGTAAAGCCAGTTTGGCCAGAATTATCTGTGACCATAACGACGGTACGATCCGTATGATTCAACCTCAAGTTTTTCGGACAGCGGGAGGAAT AAATAGTAAGAAAAGGTGCGACGGACCAGCAATCCCCCGACCTGATTTCAGTCTTTGGGCTGGCGAACCCATCTTTTAG
- the LOC123466515 gene encoding FK506-binding protein 2-like, with protein sequence MKSYFKLPFVLLFLLVTFYAQEQQLIIEVLYLPTDCPVKSQNGDILTTDYTGTLEDGTVFDSSIGGEPFSFTLGAGEVIKGWDLGLLDMCVTERRKLTIPPSLAYGEQGTSDGVIPPNATIIFDVELLAISRP encoded by the exons ATGAAAAGCTATTTCAAATTGCCCTTTGTTTTGCTATTCTTGTTGGTCACATTCTACGCCCAAGAGCAGCAATTAATTATCGAAGTTCTTTATTTACCAACTGATTGCCCCGTTAAATCGCAGAATGGAGACATCCTAACAACCGACTACACCGGAACACTGGAGGATGGCACCGTTTTCGATTCCAG CATCGGTGGCGAACCTTTTAGTTTCACGCTAGGAGCTGGGGAAGTAATCAAGGGTTGGGATTTA GGTTTGTTGGATATGTGTGTGACCGAGCGTCGCAAGTTGACTATTCCACCATCGTTGGCCTACGGCGAGCAAGGAACAAGTGACGGAGTCATTCCACCTA ATGCCACAATCATCTTCGATGTCGAACTGTTGGCAATCAGCCGGCCCTAA